The genomic stretch ATCAGCACCCACCGAAGCTCTACGTACCCGGGGGGAAGGACCACCCGCAGCCCCTCCAGCAGGAAGACCCAGCCGAACGAGGCGGCCACCGTCCCGCTCATGTTCCCCAGGCCCCCGAGGACGACGATGACCAGGATGTCGATCGACTTGAAAAAATCGAAATTGCTCGGGTGAAGGAAGGTGTACAGGTGGGCATAGAGCCCCCCCGCCACCCCGGCGAAGGCGCACCCCGTCACGAAGCCGGCCATTTTATACCGGAACGTGTCGATCCCCATCATCTCGGCCGCGATCTCGTCCTCCCGGATCGAGAGAATCGCCCTCCCGTAGCTGGAGTGGATCATGTTCCGCACCGCCAAGAGGGATGCGAGAAGGAAAAAGACGACCCAGGGAACGGTCGTCATCTTCGCGATACCGGTCATCCCCCGGGCGCCCCCCAGATCGGGGAGGAAACTATCGGCATTGTCGAAGATCACCTTCATGATGATACCGAACCCGAGCGTCGCGATGCCCAGGTAGTCCGAGGTGAGTCGGAGCGTGGGCAGCCCGATCAGCAAGGCGACGACGGCGGCGGCTCCCCCGCCCGCCAGCAGAGCGACGAGAAAGGCGGCCTGAGACTGCCCCCCGTACGTCTTCATGAGGTAGGCGGCCACGTACGCCCC from Candidatus Deferrimicrobiaceae bacterium encodes the following:
- a CDS encoding branched-chain amino acid ABC transporter permease; the protein is MPGSLRNLIKILAAYALLSGGVFLLAATGIANPYWVRIFELACVVAISAQGLNIIYGYTGLFSLGHAAFYGIGAYVAAYLMKTYGGQSQAAFLVALLAGGGAAAVVALLIGLPTLRLTSDYLGIATLGFGIIMKVIFDNADSFLPDLGGARGMTGIAKMTTVPWVVFFLLASLLAVRNMIHSSYGRAILSIREDEIAAEMMGIDTFRYKMAGFVTGCAFAGVAGGLYAHLYTFLHPSNFDFFKSIDILVIVVLGGLGNMSGTVAASFGWVFLLEGLRVVLPPGYVELRWVLIPVLLIVTMLLRPQGLFGSREFPFLRGRLDR